CATTTTTGGAATTAGAGTAATTAAAGAAGAGTCAATGCTCTAAATATTGATTGAACCATGGTAAAACTCCTTAAACAATGCACAGAAATCAGGGGCAATAGTCTCCCAACAAACTTTAACAAAATCTGAATTAAGACCATCTAGGCCTGCGGATTCGTGAGAGGGCAAATTCCTGACTGCTTTAACAATTTCCTCTTTAGTGAAAGATTTCTCTGAAAAAAGTAGACCATCATTTCTCGTAAGCAAAGAATCCAAATTCATAAGGTTGAAAGTTGGGACAGTATAGCCATGTCTTTGCTTGAAAGATCTACCAAAGAAAGCAGCCTTGGCATGATGTTCGGAGTGCCCATGCCTCTGCTTATCTCTTAATATAGCAATGTGATTATTTCTCAATAATTGATGCCTTTGCATGATTTTGTTTTACTTTGCTTCCCCCAAAGGTACCCATATAATAGTGTCTCTTTGTTTCGAGTAGATTTGCTGGTGTGGGAGAAGCTGAAGGAGATGATTTTCGAGGATTTGTCTGATTGTTCCACTTATGAATTGCAAGATTTCTAAATTCTTCAATAGTGTCATAGAATTAATCACTGAGTTTGGTAGCTTTGATAGTGGTAGAGAGATTAGAAATTATTTTGGAACACAGTTTTAAACCTTTTCTTGGTCTTTTGAAATTTGCATTTACTCTTTTGGAACTATCATGTTTGTGAATTTGTTGGTCCCAAATTGTATTAAAAGTATCTTTAAAGTCTGGGTGTTGCAACCAGTAAATTTCAAACCTGAAAATAGAGGACTCCAGAATAGATGTACCAATCCAAATGAAACAAGGGATGTGGTAAAAAAAAATAGGTCTGCCCTGAGGAATAGCCATAGTGTTTGGATAATTAATAGTCTAGGATTTAGAGGAGAATACCCAATCAAGCTTTTCCAAGAGAGGAGCACTCTGCATATTGCTCAAAGTAAACATTCTGCCTCCAAGGGGAATTTCAATAAGAGCAAGGGAATTGATGGCTTCATTTAAAGAAACATGGCATGTGCACTACCGTCTTCTCTATTTTTTGTTCTTAGGGCAGATGACATAATTGAAATCTCCAACCACCAACTAAGCCTGATAAACTGGCATGCACATTTTGGAATCAGTCAATGAAAGTAGTTAAGTTTTTGACTTGATAGGGTCCATATGTATTGGTTAGAATCCAAGACTCACCTAAGTGTATTGAGGTGAACCTGTTGGATATAGGAAATTCATTATGAACGCAACTTCATTCTGACCTACAAAGAAACCACTAGAGGCCCTAGAGAGGGCATAATTAAAATTTGCTAAATATTTTTGGACCATATAGAAGACAAGGTTTCGATAACAAATACACGACTTGATCTTATGGTATATGATATTGTACACAAAGCATATATGATAAGCACTCTGTCTGCATACTATTTCTTTCAAAAGAAAGTTCCACAGGTGTCATAAGGTAACAAGACATAACCGCCTTGCTATTCTATGATCTACCTAGGACTTCTCTTTGGAAAATGACAAGGCGCTCCTTTATTTTTGCATCCTTAGAGCGAGCACACAACAATCCATAACATATGTAAACATCTTACTTTGGGAGCACAACCTTATGGATAGACCTCAATGACAGCTCGAGCTCCCAGCTTCTTCACAATCTTATAGCCACTGAACCCCGCCTTGACGAAGATCTCACTCCAGTCCTTCTCATCGCGCTGTCGGCCTCTTGTCACCACTAGCATGACCATATCCATGAGGTGTTGGGTTTCCAGCATTGGCCCTGAAACAGATCCAAGCACAATGTCTATGACGATGACTTTTCCTCCTGCATCCCGGGGAGGAACAGCCTTCTTGCATTGTGCCAGGATCTTGACGCAATCCTCGTCGCTCCAGAAGTGCAGTACAAGCTACATTACCATGCATGGATAAACTTGTAGTTTAAGGTTAATCAAGCCTGACTAGGATGAAATATGAAGGGATTTTATTATTTTAAGCTGTTATTATTTCAGAAATGAAAACTAATTAAGCATTGCTTGAATATTTCAATTTTGCTAAGTCTTAGTGGACTAAGACTTTGTTATGTATCGATCGATGTTATATTCATTTGATCTTGCATGGAGATTcatataaaaaaaatattttcagttttttttacttttatatactccatccgtccggaaatacttgtcatcgaaatgaataaaaggagatgtatctagacgtatgtGTAAATACATTCCTTTtatgtatttccggacggagggagtactatattacTTGACTGATACTTTAAGTCTCAATCGACTAAGACCTAACCACACCCTTAATACTTCACTTGGAATAAAAATTATGGAATGTGCAACATTCATATCATATATACCTTGAGCAACACGGCTTGAGCAGGTGGGACAACGTGGAACAGGTCACCGGAAACATACTTAACTGCTCCTTCTTCAGCGGGAAGAACTTTGTCCATGACCTTTGGAAGGTCCAACACAGTGCACGTGATGTGAGGGTAGGCCTCGACGATGGACCTCGCGGTAGTCCCATCGCCACCGCCGCAGTCAGTGAGAGACTCAAGCCCATCGAACAGCTCACGGCACTGCCGGAGCACGGGGCCGATCCCCATGTGGTCGTGGGCAGCGAGGGCGTCGTGGAGCAGCTGATCCATCTCCGGGTCGAGGAGCACCATGCTCTCCTCGAAGATG
Above is a window of Triticum aestivum cultivar Chinese Spring chromosome 6B, IWGSC CS RefSeq v2.1, whole genome shotgun sequence DNA encoding:
- the LOC123135035 gene encoding flavonoid O-methyltransferase-like protein Os11g0303600; its protein translation is MAGQAEKVFVPTDTELLQAQSDLWRHTLCYLTPMALRCAVDLGVPTAIHRLGGAASPSELVAALSLPTSKLPFLARLLRQLATAGVFSATDAGTYRLNPLSYLLVDGVRIDGDASQTALVRAAASRYYVEAAMGLADWFRKDFDGAVPSPFEDVHGAAIFEESMVLLDPEMDQLLHDALAAHDHMGIGPVLRQCRELFDGLESLTDCGGGDGTTARSIVEAYPHITCTVLDLPKVMDKVLPAEEGAVKYVSGDLFHVVPPAQAVLLKLVLHFWSDEDCVKILAQCKKAVPPRDAGGKVIVIDIVLGSVSGPMLETQHLMDMVMLVVTRGRQRDEKDWSEIFVKAGFSGYKIVKKLGARAVIEVYP